Sequence from the Christiangramia fulva genome:
TTAAGGGCTCGGCAACAAGATTATAATCAATTCGCCAGCCTTTATTGTTGTTGCGGGCATTGGCACGGTAACTCCACCATGAATACTGATGGGGCTCCTCATTAAAATGCCGAAAAGAATCGATAAAACCGCTTTTCATGAAACCATCGATCCAGGCCCTTTCTTCAGGTAAAAAACCTGAGACAGTTTTAAGCCGAACGGGGTCATGAATATCGATCGCCTGGTGACAAATATTGTAATCGCCGCAAATAATAAGATTCGGCACAGACTCCTTCAGGTTATCGATATAATCCTGAAAATCATCCATAAACCGAAATTTATGCTGCAATCTTTTACTGCTGGTTCCCGATGGTAAATAAAGGCTCATCACAGAAACGTCCTGAAAATCGGCTCTTAAAATGCGGCCTTCATGATCCATATAATCTATTCCGCTGCCGTAAATGACATTTTCCGGTTCTGTTTTACTTAAAATAGCAACGCCGCTATAGCCTTTTTTCTCTGCAGGATGCCAGTAATGATAGGGATAACCCGCTTCTTCAAAATCTTCAAGATTTAGCTGTTCCGGCTGGGCTTTAATCTCCTGAAGGCAAACCACATCAGGATCTGCCTGCTGAACCCAATCTAAAAAACCTTTTCTTATGGCGGCTCTTATACCATTAACGTTATAAGAAATAATCTTCATTGATCACAATTTTCATCAAAAATAAGGTTCTCAGGATAAATTTCAAGAATACCTTACATAAGCGGGCTTTCTTAAATCTTATTTAACAATAAAGCGTTTGACTTTACCAGCCTTTTCTGTTCCCACTCTCACCAAATAAACGCCGGGGGGCACATAAGACATATCCAATTCATATTCCTGAGCAATACCGGTATATTCCATTTGGTCGTACACCAGTCTTTGACCAAGCATATCATAAATAGTGATGTTAAGAGGCTCGGTAATAACAGTTTCCATAATAATTCGAAACTTATTATTTCCTTCAGAGACTACAACTAAATTCGAATCGTTTAAGATGGAATCTTTAAGATCAAGTTTACTGTCGGTCAACAAGATGGTATAATCGTGGGTAGTTCCGTAATCCATTACATCACAGGGATCGTTAAGATCTCCTTCATAACGGGTATCGCCTGCGCGGATTCTCAATAAATGTTCTCCTAGTGGAGCATTAGCGGGAAGTTGAAATTCATATGATAATTTAGTTCCCTCAGCGGTAATAACTTCAGATGAAATAACACGCTCGTTACTTTCAAAAAGTGCATTATCATTTAGATCAATCCACATGGAGAATTTCTCAAAATCCTCTTCGGCAAATTCAGATTTTATAGTGACCGTAAAAGTACCTTTAGAACGGTCAAGTTCAGCAACCGGAAGTCCAATAAAATCGGCATAACCTGTGGTACAGGGAATCCTTTCATTAATAATCTCTCCTAACTCAAAATAACTGATCCCGTCCCCATAACTACAATCTGATCCATCTGGAATACAATCAAGTTTAGCAAAAGATTTAACCGTGGCATCGTTCTCTGGATTGGCATCACCTTCAAGATTGGTTTCAGATTTTAAAATAAAATTTCCGGGACTATTTATCCTTATTTTTTGTGAAAAAGTATAAACTTCTTCTTCACCTACACCAATTACTCCCTGGTACACTTCTTTAACAGGGTTGCGCAAACCAAGCCTGTAATCCAAAGGGATTTGACTTTGGGGTTCGCCACCGAGATTTTCAATGATCACCGTGACCTCTTCATCTGCATTCTGAACTAATCCTGTCACGGGTTTGGCAATAAATGTTACCGCCACATCTTTTGGTGGTAGATTTTGAAAAGTACTTGTTAAAGAATCATTATAATCATTAATATCATTTTCAAGATTTACACTTGCCGTAATGGTAAAATTAGTTCCCTGAGACAGGTCCAGAGTCTGATCAAAAGTAAGTTCAACAGATTCGCCTGGATTGATAGTCTCATTAAAAGTTTGGGTTACGGTTTGCCCGTTAATGGTATAGCTTACCTGATAATTCGATTGAGGCATAGTCCCATAATTTCGAATTTTAACCGTCACTTTTTCAGCATCTGTTAAGGTTGAACTTTTTGGAGAAATAATTGAAACTACCGACAAATCTCTTGGATCTTCTATGCCTATCCTGAAAACCCCAACCTTATCAACTCTTTTGGATCCCTCGAAAACTTCCCCATTATGCCAGAATGTGATACCGTCGCTCGGGTCTACATATAAATGGGCATAATCCCCATATCGATAAAACGGATCGGGACTTTTCCCTTCATAAATACTTTGTTCTTCAAGGGTCATACGTCCTGGTGAATCATCAGCATACCTACCGGTATATCGAAGTGAAGGGTAGACAGGATTATTAGGATTATCATTTAAAACAGTATATCCTAAACCGATATTACCACGAATGTCGAGGGCAATACTTCCGCAAAAACGATCGCTATCGTCGGGAGCATAAGTTCCTTCCTGATAAACAGTCCAGGGTTGGCCATATTTTGATTGTCTCAATTCGTACCAGCGGATGCCCGCATGTTCAGCTTCGGAAGGTTCGGTATCAACAACAAAGTTCAATACTACCGAATTGTGATCACTGAACCTTCGATATTGCGTCATATACATCACCGCACCCTGAAGAGCATCAATATCAGGTCCTGAAGGTTGGCTTAAATTTTTAAATTCACCCTCATCAAAATTAGATACAAATGGTGAAACCCCATCTGCACTTCCCAACTCCTGACTTAATTCTATGGTAGAGGAAAAAGGATATTTCCACTTCACATTAATCAGCCATATTTTTAAATGATCCTCGTTTACAGCCTGCCAGGCATCATCCTGAAAATAAATAATAGGTGAATTCCCGGGTGGCGGCAATTCGGGCCCAACTACATGAAATCCTGCAGGACTGTAAAATCCATTATTATTGATACCTGGAAGAGGAAAGGAAACCATTTGAGCATCTTCTCCTTTCAACATTTTATCTCTTTCAACGGTAAAAATAGTTGGGATTTTATCGCTGGCAACATGCAATGGATCTGAATTGGTGGTGATATAATATCCATCACTCCAAACGGAGATTTTCGGGTAATCTGGCGTTATTCCTGTATTGAACCGGTAAGTATACCAGCCATCGTTAACAGGATCAGGGCCTTTAGAGACGGCAATCAAAAATGCACCGGGGGTAGGACTATTGTAAGGGCTTTCAGGACCCGTACTGAACTGCATAATCACAAACCTGTTTGCCGCTTCATCATAAATCACTGTTGGATCCCCATCATCCTCGCCAGCAAAAACACCTCCTATACTTTCTAAAGAAGCTGGTGGCACCACTTGATTTCCCTGTTTATCCCAGATAGCGAAAGCAGTATTCCAGGCATTTACATAATAATTGGGCCCAAGTGCACCAGTTGGATCACTGGGTGTGGATTGCGTGGTAGCACCGGTAAAAGTCCTTATGGGAGCCCTGGATTTTATAGTTCCCATCTTAGATTGCATAACCGGATCTTTATATTTGGGCAGCCCTTTTCCTGGTACAATTTTATTACCCGGATGCTCTTGCTCTTCTTCAAATAATCTGAAATCGGTTCTTGGAGGAATCAATTTTGCTTTGGAAAGAGGACCGGAAGGCACAGCTTTCGCAGTAGTAACCGCAACAGCTTTTGCCTGTTTCGGCGTTTGCGCTTCAGCAAAAATTAGTACAAAAAAGATAAAGAAAAGGGACAGGTATTTTTTCATCAGGAAAAAGGCTTCTTCAAAAATTTCTTAAAAATAGGGATTATCATCAGATTTAAAACCGAAAGGCAATAGGATTTATCCAATGCCTTTCTTAAAAAATTGCTAAAAAACAGGTGTTTTTTAGTTGGTCCAGCCTTTCATCCAGCTTTTGAAGTCGGTTTCTTTTTCGATTATAGAATTAAGCTCTTCCACCTTTACACGCTTCTGCTCCATGCTGTCCCGAAACCGAACGGTCACAGTATTATCCTCCAAAGATTCATGATCCACAGTGATACAAAGTGGTGTTCCGGCTGCATCCTGTCTGCGGTAACGCCGTCCAATGGCATCTTTCTCATCATACTGCACCTTAAAATCCCATTGAAGATCATCAACGATCTTTTGTGCCATTTCTGGCAACCCATCTTTTTTCACCAAAGGAAGGATGGCCGCTTTTGTGGGAGCCAGTACGGCTGGAAGTTTTAAAACCGTTCTCATACTTCCGTCTTCCAGTTCCTCTTCTTTTAAAGAGGAAGAAAGTACCGCTAAAAACATACGGTCCAGGCCAATAGAGGTTTCAATCACATAGGGCACATAATTTTCCTTTAATTCAGGATCGTAGAAACGCAGTTTTTTACCTGAATACTCCTCATGGGCCTTCAGGTCGAAATCTGTTCTTGAATGAATTCCTTCCAGTTCTTTGAAACCAAATGGGAAGTCAAATTCAATATCGGCTGCGGCATTGGCATAATGGGCCAGCTTTTCATGATCATGAAAACGGTAATTTTCATCTCCCAATCCAAGGGAACGATGCCATTTTAATCTTATTTCTTTCCATTTCTCGTACCATTCCAGTTCCTCTCCCGGACGAACAAAAAATTGCATTTCCATTTGTTCGAATTCGCGCATCCTGAATATGAACTGTCTTGCTACGATTTCATTCCGGAAAGCTTTTCCTATCTGAGCGATGCCAAAAGGAATTTTCATTCTTCCGGTTTTCTGAACATTCAGAAAATTGACAAAAATCCCCTGTGCCGTTTCCGGCCTTAGGTATAATTGGGTAGCAGTTTCGGCTGAAGCTCCCAATTTGGTCCCGAACATTAGATTGAACTGTCGTACTTCTGTCCAGTTCTTAGAACCTGTGTCAGGATCGGCTATTTCAAGTTCTTCTATCAATGCCTTTACATCAGCCAGGTCTTCATTTGTTAAAGATCTGGCGAGTCTTTCCAGGATCTCCTTTCGCTCTCCCAAATATCTTTTTACACGCGGATTCGTCTCTTTATACATTTCCTCATCGAAATCTTCGCCAAAGCGTTTGCTGGCTTTTTCGATCTCTTTTTCAGCTTTTTGAAGAAGTTTTTCCGCATAATCTTCTACCAGAACATCGGCGCGATACCTTTTTTTGGAATCTTTATTATCTATGAGCGGATCATTAAACGCATCTACATGCCCTGAAGCTTTCCAGGTAGTGGGATGCATCAGTATCGCCGCATCGATCCCAACTATATTCTGGTGCAGCTGCGTCATGCTTTTCCACCAGTATTCTTTTATGTTTTTCTTTAATTCTGCCCCGTTCTGGCCATAATCATAAACGGCACTCAAACCATCATAGATTTCGCTGGAAGGGAAAATATAACCATACTCCTTTGCGTGGGAGATCACGTTCTTAAAACTATCTTCTTGTTTTGCCATGCCGCAAAAATAAAAAAACCGCCCTGAATTTATCCAAGGCGGCCCTGTAAATTATTAATTAAGACTATTTGAGAGTAAAACTTGCAGTTCCCAGAAGAAGTGCATCGTTATAAACATAGACCTTATAGGTGCCTTCTTTAAGTTTATCTTCTTTAGCTTTTGCCAGGATGCACACGTCAAGTTCTTCATTTTCGTAATACACTTTTGATGCGGCACTGTAAACCATGGTTCCACCTTCATGCTGCACGACAATGCGATCTCCCACCAGCTCATTATCGGGATTATAAACCTGTACATACAAATTCTTTTCACCCGGCTCTACAAGGTCGTTTGCCGTTAAGGTAAAACAGGTTCGAATTTGATCAACCCGACGATTATTATCATTCTCAATGATTTTCCCACTGTTGCGAACAATCACTCCTTCAGCTTTTAACCGGGCAATTTTTAGCCTCGAGGCTTTATTGACCTTGGTATTCAGGTCCTGATTTGTATTTTGCAGTGAATCTGATAATTTCGTGCGTTCCTTTAAGGCCACGCTAGTACTGTCAAGTGAAGTAGAAAGCTGCTGATTTTGCGCACTAAGACTGTCCACGACCCTGAAGAGCCTGTCTTTTTCGGCTTTCAGGTTCCCGATTTCCCGGCGATATTTGGAAATAAGTACTAGGTTCGCTTCGTTATCTTTAACCGAATCCAGTAATCGCGCGATACGGTCTCGTGCATTGACCAGATCCTGGTCCATAACCTCGTTTTCTTTGATCGCTTCATCGTATTTTACGATCAGGTCATTAAGTTCATCTTCGATAACTGACTTTTCTTTTTGCAGTACTTTTTCGTTTTCTTTTTCCTCATTGTAAAATTTAATAGTATAAATACTGAGGGCAATTAGTGCCACAGCAAGCACACCGGTAAGGATTTTCAATGCGGTATTGCTTTTCTTTTCTGTCATCGTTTATAGTTATTTAGTTTGTAAATTTAGTCGATTAACAAGGTAAGCAACAAGCTCTTAACAAATGTTTCACGATTTCGTTAACCTCTTATACCCTCCGGTTTGCCACATTTGTGAGGCAGAACTCCTGAAGAATGAAAGAATTATCTGTACCGCGTGTTTGCATGATCTGCCGGTTACCCGCTATCATTTTGATAACGAGAACCCTGTAAAAAAAGTATTTTATGGTCGTGCAAAGGTTGAAAACGCTACTGCTTTGCTACATTTCAGAAAAAAAGCCGGCGTGCAGCAACTCATTCATGAGCTTAAATATCGCGGAAAAAAAGAGATAGGAAATTTCCTTGGAGAATGGCTGGGAAGTGAAATTTCAAAAATTTCTGAATACCGGAAAATTGACCTGGTAATTCCGGTTCCGTTGCATAAATCCAGGCTTAAAAAACGAGGTTATAACCAGGT
This genomic interval carries:
- a CDS encoding glycine--tRNA ligase, which produces MAKQEDSFKNVISHAKEYGYIFPSSEIYDGLSAVYDYGQNGAELKKNIKEYWWKSMTQLHQNIVGIDAAILMHPTTWKASGHVDAFNDPLIDNKDSKKRYRADVLVEDYAEKLLQKAEKEIEKASKRFGEDFDEEMYKETNPRVKRYLGERKEILERLARSLTNEDLADVKALIEELEIADPDTGSKNWTEVRQFNLMFGTKLGASAETATQLYLRPETAQGIFVNFLNVQKTGRMKIPFGIAQIGKAFRNEIVARQFIFRMREFEQMEMQFFVRPGEELEWYEKWKEIRLKWHRSLGLGDENYRFHDHEKLAHYANAAADIEFDFPFGFKELEGIHSRTDFDLKAHEEYSGKKLRFYDPELKENYVPYVIETSIGLDRMFLAVLSSSLKEEELEDGSMRTVLKLPAVLAPTKAAILPLVKKDGLPEMAQKIVDDLQWDFKVQYDEKDAIGRRYRRQDAAGTPLCITVDHESLEDNTVTVRFRDSMEQKRVKVEELNSIIEKETDFKSWMKGWTN
- a CDS encoding ComF family protein — its product is MFHDFVNLLYPPVCHICEAELLKNERIICTACLHDLPVTRYHFDNENPVKKVFYGRAKVENATALLHFRKKAGVQQLIHELKYRGKKEIGNFLGEWLGSEISKISEYRKIDLVIPVPLHKSRLKKRGYNQVEGFGKEIALAIKAEYADDILLKITASETQTLKNRIARGGKINESLSLQNIKKAENKNLLIVDDLVTTGATLEACALKLQEIPGVKISIATMAITD
- a CDS encoding GEVED domain-containing protein — its product is MKKYLSLFFIFFVLIFAEAQTPKQAKAVAVTTAKAVPSGPLSKAKLIPPRTDFRLFEEEQEHPGNKIVPGKGLPKYKDPVMQSKMGTIKSRAPIRTFTGATTQSTPSDPTGALGPNYYVNAWNTAFAIWDKQGNQVVPPASLESIGGVFAGEDDGDPTVIYDEAANRFVIMQFSTGPESPYNSPTPGAFLIAVSKGPDPVNDGWYTYRFNTGITPDYPKISVWSDGYYITTNSDPLHVASDKIPTIFTVERDKMLKGEDAQMVSFPLPGINNNGFYSPAGFHVVGPELPPPGNSPIIYFQDDAWQAVNEDHLKIWLINVKWKYPFSSTIELSQELGSADGVSPFVSNFDEGEFKNLSQPSGPDIDALQGAVMYMTQYRRFSDHNSVVLNFVVDTEPSEAEHAGIRWYELRQSKYGQPWTVYQEGTYAPDDSDRFCGSIALDIRGNIGLGYTVLNDNPNNPVYPSLRYTGRYADDSPGRMTLEEQSIYEGKSPDPFYRYGDYAHLYVDPSDGITFWHNGEVFEGSKRVDKVGVFRIGIEDPRDLSVVSIISPKSSTLTDAEKVTVKIRNYGTMPQSNYQVSYTINGQTVTQTFNETINPGESVELTFDQTLDLSQGTNFTITASVNLENDINDYNDSLTSTFQNLPPKDVAVTFIAKPVTGLVQNADEEVTVIIENLGGEPQSQIPLDYRLGLRNPVKEVYQGVIGVGEEEVYTFSQKIRINSPGNFILKSETNLEGDANPENDATVKSFAKLDCIPDGSDCSYGDGISYFELGEIINERIPCTTGYADFIGLPVAELDRSKGTFTVTIKSEFAEEDFEKFSMWIDLNDNALFESNERVISSEVITAEGTKLSYEFQLPANAPLGEHLLRIRAGDTRYEGDLNDPCDVMDYGTTHDYTILLTDSKLDLKDSILNDSNLVVVSEGNNKFRIIMETVITEPLNITIYDMLGQRLVYDQMEYTGIAQEYELDMSYVPPGVYLVRVGTEKAGKVKRFIVK
- a CDS encoding exodeoxyribonuclease III; this translates as MKIISYNVNGIRAAIRKGFLDWVQQADPDVVCLQEIKAQPEQLNLEDFEEAGYPYHYWHPAEKKGYSGVAILSKTEPENVIYGSGIDYMDHEGRILRADFQDVSVMSLYLPSGTSSKRLQHKFRFMDDFQDYIDNLKESVPNLIICGDYNICHQAIDIHDPVRLKTVSGFLPEERAWIDGFMKSGFIDSFRHFNEEPHQYSWWSYRANARNNNKGWRIDYNLVAEPLKERLQRAVILPDAMHSDHCPVLVEID